Proteins from a single region of Methanocella sp.:
- the asnS gene encoding asparagine--tRNA ligase — protein MYARIKDVLSGRFADGEEVEVGGWVVKNRSSGKIVFTLIRDATGEMQVTTRKGNVCDAALAVADALSLECSVIVKGKVRTDPRAPGGKELSVTDIKLIGASQDYPIFGEEEHNPEVLLDLRHLDVRSKELVAVMKVKDAVLNATREWFRSNGFYEVTPPIIISSACEGGSTLFELKYFEDKAYLSQSAQLYLESLIFGLEKVYSITPSFRAEKSRTTRHLAEYWHIEGEMAWMGLYEMIDMLERLVCHVCNKVGEERAEEIRLAGGDPEYFKSLKAPFPRITYDEAVKILQADGYEFKPGDDFGTHEERQLSTHYDKPLFITEYPADVKAFYMKDAGSGKVLNVDMIAPKGFGEIIGASERETDLKILEERIRKQGEDPAKYAWYLDLRRYGSVPHSGFGMGTERLVRWICSLEHIRDTIPYPRTISRSYP, from the coding sequence ATGTACGCAAGGATAAAGGACGTGCTTTCCGGCAGGTTCGCCGACGGCGAAGAGGTCGAAGTCGGCGGATGGGTCGTCAAGAACCGCTCCAGCGGCAAGATCGTTTTTACTCTCATACGGGATGCTACCGGCGAGATGCAGGTGACCACCCGCAAGGGCAACGTCTGCGACGCGGCGCTCGCCGTCGCCGACGCGCTATCCCTGGAATGCTCCGTAATCGTCAAGGGCAAGGTCCGCACGGACCCGCGCGCCCCCGGCGGCAAGGAGCTTTCCGTCACCGACATTAAGCTGATCGGCGCCTCGCAGGACTACCCTATCTTCGGCGAGGAGGAGCACAACCCCGAAGTGCTGCTGGACCTGAGGCACCTGGATGTCAGGAGTAAGGAGCTCGTCGCCGTCATGAAGGTCAAGGACGCGGTGCTGAACGCGACCCGCGAGTGGTTCCGAAGCAACGGCTTCTACGAGGTCACGCCGCCTATCATCATATCGAGCGCCTGCGAGGGCGGCTCCACCCTGTTCGAGCTCAAGTATTTCGAGGATAAGGCCTACCTGTCCCAGAGCGCCCAGCTGTACCTCGAGTCGCTCATCTTCGGCCTTGAAAAAGTATACTCGATCACGCCCTCATTCCGGGCGGAAAAGTCCCGTACCACGCGGCATCTGGCGGAGTACTGGCACATCGAGGGCGAGATGGCCTGGATGGGATTGTACGAGATGATCGACATGCTTGAGCGGCTTGTCTGCCACGTGTGCAATAAGGTCGGCGAAGAGCGGGCCGAAGAGATCAGGCTCGCCGGGGGCGACCCGGAGTACTTCAAGAGCCTGAAGGCCCCGTTCCCGAGGATCACATACGACGAGGCCGTAAAGATCCTGCAGGCGGACGGATATGAGTTCAAGCCCGGCGACGACTTCGGCACCCATGAGGAAAGGCAGCTCTCGACGCATTATGATAAGCCCTTATTTATTACTGAGTACCCCGCCGATGTGAAGGCCTTCTACATGAAGGACGCCGGCAGCGGTAAAGTCCTGAACGTCGACATGATCGCCCCGAAGGGGTTCGGCGAGATCATCGGGGCCAGCGAGAGGGAGACCGATTTAAAGATACTGGAGGAGCGTATCCGGAAGCAGGGCGAGGACCCGGCGAAGTATGCCTGGTACCTCGACCTGAGGCGCTACGGCTCGGTCCCGCATTCCGGCTTCGGCATGGGCACGGAACGCCTGGTCCGCTGGATCTGCAGCCTGGAGCACATCCGGGACACGATCCCGTACCCGAGGACCATCAGCCGGTCGTACCCGTAG
- a CDS encoding chromosome condensation regulator RCC1 has translation MRGLRLITLILASAPLLILLPPAAAWSPAAVSIAASNTTSVALLDDGSVWQWGYAGEGVDLLVPQKVDIATVRQIAAGYGHVLALKSDGTVWAWGDNKYGQLGDGSYNDSLAPVQVEGLRGITAISAGKDVSLALKSDGTVWAWGSNSYGQVGEGSINYEGTNVPIPVNSLSNIKSISAGSSHCFAVQADGTAWAWGDNRHGVLGDGTTESRFTPVRSKIYNTKSLDAGDMHALAVLEDGNVWAWGYNYYGQLGMGGTSLNDQGRVYAGTESDSYNPDIVRGLSDMKSVASGGSYSVALADNGTVWTWGSNTDGQLGTGIPGGADMTSPVMVSGLDDVVAIDAGMYHTLALKSDGSVWAWGSNAEGQIGNRSASTASPVLVLMPSQIPPSPTPTPIIAASPQPTAENGPNYMLYGAIGLLAVIAVIVVAACLMLLRTRRNAPGKK, from the coding sequence ATGAGGGGTCTCCGGCTCATCACGCTCATTCTGGCAAGCGCCCCATTGCTCATTCTCCTGCCGCCCGCGGCGGCCTGGTCTCCCGCGGCCGTGTCCATCGCGGCCTCGAATACTACCTCCGTCGCGCTGCTTGACGACGGCTCCGTCTGGCAGTGGGGCTATGCGGGCGAAGGCGTCGACCTGCTGGTACCGCAAAAGGTCGACATCGCGACCGTGCGCCAGATCGCGGCGGGATACGGCCACGTACTGGCGCTAAAAAGCGATGGCACGGTGTGGGCCTGGGGCGATAACAAGTACGGCCAGCTGGGCGACGGCTCATATAACGATAGCCTGGCACCTGTTCAAGTCGAAGGCCTGCGCGGGATCACGGCCATCTCCGCGGGCAAGGACGTAAGCCTGGCGCTAAAAAGCGATGGCACGGTGTGGGCCTGGGGCTCGAACTCTTATGGTCAGGTGGGCGAGGGATCGATAAACTATGAGGGCACGAACGTGCCCATACCGGTGAACAGCCTGAGCAACATTAAATCCATCTCAGCCGGAAGCTCACACTGCTTTGCGGTGCAGGCAGATGGCACGGCGTGGGCCTGGGGCGATAACCGGCATGGCGTCCTGGGCGACGGCACCACGGAAAGCCGCTTTACGCCCGTCCGCTCGAAGATATATAATACGAAATCGCTCGATGCCGGCGATATGCACGCGCTGGCCGTCCTGGAGGACGGGAATGTCTGGGCCTGGGGCTACAACTATTACGGCCAGCTGGGCATGGGCGGCACGAGCCTGAACGACCAGGGCCGGGTCTACGCGGGGACGGAATCGGACTCCTATAATCCCGACATCGTCCGGGGCCTGTCCGACATGAAGTCCGTGGCATCCGGCGGCTCGTACTCCGTGGCGCTGGCCGATAACGGCACGGTCTGGACGTGGGGCAGCAACACGGACGGCCAGCTAGGCACAGGCATCCCGGGCGGGGCCGACATGACCTCTCCCGTCATGGTGAGCGGCCTTGACGACGTCGTGGCGATCGATGCGGGCATGTACCATACGCTCGCCCTGAAGAGCGACGGCAGCGTCTGGGCCTGGGGCTCGAACGCCGAAGGCCAGATTGGTAATCGGAGCGCTTCCACGGCGTCGCCAGTGCTCGTGCTCATGCCGTCCCAGATACCGCCGTCCCCGACGCCGACGCCGATCATCGCGGCCTCGCCTCAGCCCACGGCCGAGAACGGGCCGAACTATATGCTCTATGGTGCCATCGGCCTGCTCGCTGTCATCGCGGTGATCGTAGTGGCGGCGTGCCTGATGCTGCTCAGGACCAGGCGAAATGCTCCCGGTAAAAAGTAA
- a CDS encoding aminotransferase class I/II-fold pyridoxal phosphate-dependent enzyme, whose translation MKIAKKVIELPPSGIRKYFDIAATIEDVISLGVGEPDFITPWRVREASIYGMEKGRTTYTSNWGLMELRELISKYTLEGSGGDYSPNNEILVTTGVSEGIDLAVRAITDPGDEILVVEPSYVSYKPCVIMAGGKPVPVSTSEENDFKVRREDIEKKITRKTTAIIMNYPNNPTGSIMTRKDLEEIADVAIEHDLMVLTDEVYDKLTYDGRHASIASLNGMRDNTVLLNGFSKAFAMTGWRLGYACGNSDIIEAMMKIHQYTMLCAPINAQLGAIEALKNGQGDMQDMVKEYDRRRRVIVRGFNALGMDCFEPKGAFYSFPSIKATGLSSEEFSERLLYEQGVVTVPGSVFGEAGMGHLRCSYCSSMEDIKEALARIGRFMDTLMLEKPPAIKKRIKR comes from the coding sequence ATGAAGATCGCAAAAAAGGTCATCGAGCTACCCCCCTCGGGCATACGCAAGTACTTCGACATCGCCGCCACCATCGAGGACGTCATTTCCTTAGGCGTCGGCGAGCCCGACTTTATCACGCCGTGGCGAGTCAGAGAGGCGTCCATCTACGGCATGGAGAAGGGCAGGACCACTTATACATCGAACTGGGGCCTCATGGAGCTGAGGGAGCTCATCTCGAAGTACACGCTCGAGGGCTCCGGCGGCGACTATAGCCCGAACAACGAGATCTTAGTGACGACGGGCGTCAGCGAGGGCATCGACCTGGCCGTCCGGGCCATCACGGACCCGGGCGACGAGATCCTGGTCGTGGAGCCCAGCTATGTGTCCTACAAGCCGTGCGTCATCATGGCCGGCGGGAAGCCGGTGCCGGTGAGCACCTCCGAGGAGAACGACTTCAAGGTCCGCCGGGAGGACATCGAGAAAAAAATAACCCGGAAGACCACGGCCATCATCATGAACTATCCCAATAACCCGACGGGCTCGATCATGACCCGGAAGGACCTGGAAGAGATCGCCGACGTCGCCATCGAGCACGACCTGATGGTCCTCACGGACGAGGTGTACGATAAGCTGACCTACGACGGCAGGCACGCCTCCATCGCCAGTCTCAACGGCATGCGGGACAACACCGTGCTGCTCAACGGCTTCAGCAAGGCGTTCGCCATGACCGGCTGGAGACTGGGCTACGCCTGCGGCAACTCGGACATAATCGAGGCGATGATGAAGATCCACCAGTACACCATGCTCTGCGCGCCGATCAACGCGCAGCTGGGCGCCATCGAGGCGCTGAAGAACGGCCAGGGCGACATGCAGGACATGGTCAAGGAGTACGACCGCCGGCGCCGCGTCATCGTGCGGGGCTTCAACGCTCTTGGCATGGACTGCTTCGAGCCTAAAGGGGCCTTCTACTCTTTCCCGTCCATCAAGGCGACGGGCCTCTCGTCCGAAGAATTTTCAGAGCGGCTGCTGTACGAGCAGGGTGTCGTCACCGTGCCCGGCAGCGTATTCGGAGAGGCGGGCATGGGGCACCTGCGGTGCTCCTACTGCTCGTCCATGGAGGATATCAAGGAGGCTCTGGCCCGTATCGGGCGGTTTATGGACACGCTGATGCTGGAAAAGCCCCCGGCCATAAAGAAACGTATTAAGCGCTGA
- a CDS encoding Lrp/AsnC family transcriptional regulator: protein MHRTSTACGNVKLLKVYTHHTSPTTGFISMATSKVRKGSSDESMREVLELLENDSRLTAKEIAEQTGLKEKDVQRFIKEMEARGIIRHYKTIIDWEKFGDDSVYAIIEVQLNPERNVGYDAVAERISKFPEVVTCMLVSGDHDLHLVIKGKTMKDVAFFVAEKIAPLNQVTHTATHFMLRSYKREGDIMFEKEEDSRLVIHP from the coding sequence TTGCACCGGACTTCAACAGCCTGTGGAAACGTTAAGCTTTTAAAGGTATATACCCATCATACAAGTCCGACAACGGGGTTTATTTCAATGGCCACATCAAAAGTCAGGAAGGGCTCGTCCGACGAGTCCATGCGCGAGGTTTTAGAGCTGCTCGAGAACGATTCGAGGCTCACGGCCAAAGAGATAGCGGAGCAGACTGGCCTCAAGGAAAAGGACGTGCAGCGCTTCATCAAGGAGATGGAGGCCCGCGGCATCATCCGGCACTACAAGACGATCATCGACTGGGAGAAGTTCGGCGACGACTCGGTCTACGCCATCATCGAAGTCCAGCTGAACCCGGAGCGCAACGTGGGGTACGACGCCGTCGCCGAGCGCATCTCGAAGTTCCCCGAAGTCGTCACATGCATGCTGGTCTCGGGCGACCACGACCTGCACCTGGTAATAAAAGGCAAGACCATGAAGGATGTAGCCTTCTTCGTGGCCGAGAAGATCGCCCCCCTTAACCAGGTCACCCACACCGCCACCCACTTCATGCTCAGGAGCTACAAGCGGGAAGGCGACATCATGTTCGAGAAGGAAGAGGACAGCAGGCTGGTCATCCACCCATGA
- a CDS encoding histone family protein translates to MTEISKAPIARLLSQAGGNRISAEAVDEMVKYTEDYVLKIGSEASKLCVHAGRKTIKADDIKLAVDRLKL, encoded by the coding sequence ATGACAGAAATTTCTAAGGCACCCATCGCCCGGCTTTTAAGCCAGGCGGGCGGGAACAGGATCTCCGCCGAGGCGGTCGATGAGATGGTGAAGTATACCGAGGATTATGTGTTGAAGATCGGGTCCGAGGCCAGCAAGCTCTGCGTGCACGCGGGCCGCAAGACCATTAAAGCCGATGACATCAAGCTCGCCGTCGACAGGCTCAAGCTCTAA
- a CDS encoding CBS domain-containing protein, which translates to MELPTPESIKKRRIKLGLTQSELAGRASVSQPLIARIESGDVDPRLSTIRSIMTALDDMEKSRITAKDLMTSPVISLSPDDSVDQAVKIMEKYGFSQLPVLENGVPIGSISESALVQAMGSRDIDRISNARVRELMEDSFPAVAPGTDMGTISALLDTNHAVLVMGLGKVVGVITKYNIMQLLNK; encoded by the coding sequence ATGGAACTTCCCACGCCGGAGAGCATCAAGAAGAGGCGCATAAAGCTGGGCCTGACGCAGAGCGAGCTCGCGGGCCGCGCGAGCGTGAGCCAGCCGCTGATCGCCCGCATCGAGTCGGGTGACGTGGACCCGAGGCTTTCCACGATAAGAAGCATCATGACGGCGCTGGACGACATGGAGAAGTCCCGCATCACCGCGAAAGACCTGATGACGTCGCCGGTGATCTCGCTTTCCCCCGACGACTCGGTGGACCAGGCCGTCAAGATCATGGAGAAGTACGGCTTTTCGCAATTGCCCGTCCTGGAGAATGGCGTGCCTATCGGGAGCATCTCCGAGAGCGCGCTGGTGCAGGCCATGGGCAGCCGGGACATCGACAGGATAAGTAACGCCCGCGTGCGGGAGCTAATGGAGGACTCGTTCCCGGCGGTGGCCCCCGGCACGGACATGGGCACGATTTCGGCTTTGCTTGACACCAACCACGCCGTCCTGGTCATGGGGTTGGGCAAGGTCGTGGGCGTTATTACGAAATATAATATTATGCAGCTCCTTAATAAATAA